The following are encoded together in the Penaeus chinensis breed Huanghai No. 1 chromosome 20, ASM1920278v2, whole genome shotgun sequence genome:
- the LOC125035780 gene encoding glycine-rich cell wall structural protein 1-like: MSAEMRALDSDPRGSESNSPSSSFQLWTHGKNISLRSQMQKVFAQRPGASSSLQLRKRMTRALTILCLVAVGAVGVSASASSTAPSPAPSPGPSPGPSPGPSPGTSPAPSPSPAPSPDPSPDPSPDPSPGPALVRPQRDDDFSIEIFDPEYELLFGGFSGERQTGLLGFRPGPLGLGFQANQAGQTVSYQATQASKTVSFHASSGGHPVGFQGQRGRPGSRFPSPGSGSGFPSGGSGSLSGAGGFPSGGSGFPSGDGSLSGAGGFPSGGSGSLSGAGGFPSGGSGSLSGAGGFPSGGSGSLSGAGGFPTGSGSFSGAGGFPSGGSGFPSGDGSLSGAGGFPSGGSGFPSGDGSLSGAGGFPSGGSGSLSGAGGFPSGGSGSLSGAGGFPSGGSGFPSGDGSLSGAGGFPSGGSGFPSGDGSLSGAGGFPSGGSGFPSGDGSLSGAGGFPSGGSGFPSGDGSLSGAGGFPSGGSGSLSGAGGFPSGGSGSLSGAGGFPSGGSGSLSGAGGFPSGGSGSLSGAGGFPSGGSGSLSGAGGFPSGGSGSLSGAGGFPTGSGSFSGAGGFPSGGSGFPSGDGSFSGAGGFPSGGSGFPSGDGSFSGAGGFPSGGSGSLSGAGGFPSGGSGFPSGDGSLSGAGGFSSGGSGTSAGKGGFPGGRTRSSGRG; this comes from the exons ATGTCGGCGGAAATGAGGGctctggactctgaccctcgtggttccgagtcaAATTCCCCATCGTCTTCGTTCCAGCTCTGGACTCACGGCAAGAACATCtcattgagaagtcaaatgcagaag GTCTTTGCACAACGACCAGGGGCTTCGTCGTCTCTGCAACTTAGGAAAAGA ATGACCAGGGCGCTCACCATACTCTGCCTAGTGGCCGTGGGCGCCGTGGGCGTGAGCGCCAGCGCCTCGAGCACCGCCCCCAGCCCCGCCCCCAGCCCCGGCCCCAGCCCCGGCCCCAGCCCCGGCCCCAGCCCCGGCACCAGCCCCGCCCCCAGCCCCAGCCCTGcccccagccccgaccccagccccgaccccagccccgaccccagccccgGCCCGGCCCTCGTCCGGCCTCAGCGCGACGACGACTTCTCCATCGAAATCTTCGACCCCGAGTACGAGCTTCTCTTCGGCGGCTTCTCTGGGGAACGCCAGACTGGTCTACTGGGCTTCCGACCCGGACCCTTGGGTCTAGGATTCCAGGCTAATCAGGCAGGCCAGACGGTCAGCTACCAGGCTACTCAGGCAAGCAAGACGGTAAGCTTCCATGCTTCTTCGGGAGGGCATCCGGTCGGATTCCAGGGCCAGAGGGGCAGGCCAGGCAGTCGATTCCCATCTCCGGGAAGTGGAAGTGGATTCCCGTCAGGAGGAAGTGGATCCTTATCTGGAGCAGGTGGATTCCCGTCAGGTGGAAGTGGATTCCCGTCAGGAGATGGATCCTTGTCTGGAGCAGGTGGATTCCCGTCAG GTGGAAGTGGATCACTGTCTGGAGCAGGTGGATTCCCGTCAGGTGGAAGTGGATCCCTGTCTGGAGCAGGTGGATTCCCGTCAGGTGGAAGTGGATCACTGTCTGGAGCAGGTGGATTCCCGACAGGAAGTGGATCCTTCTCTGGAGCAGGTGGATTCCCGTCAGGTGGAAGTGGATTCCCGTCAGGAGATGGATCCTTGTCTGGAGCAGGTGGATTCCCGTCAGGTGGAAGTGGATTCCCGTCAGGAGATGGATCCTTGTCTGGAGCAGGTGGATTCCCGTCAGGTGGAAGTGGATCACTGTCTGGAGCAGGTGGATTCCCGTCAGGTGGAAGTGGATCCCTGTCTGGAGCAGGTGGATTCCCGTCAGGTGGAAGTGGATTCCCGTCAGGAGATGGATCCTTGTCTGGAGCAGGTGGATTCCCATCAGGTGGAAGTGGATTCCCGTCAGGAGATGGATCCTTGTCTGGAGCAGGTGGATTCCCGTCAGGTGGAAGTGGATTCCCGTCAGGAGATGGATCCTTGTCTGGAGCAGGTGGATTCCCGTCAGGTGGAAGTGGATTCCCGTCAGGAGATGGATCCTTGTCTGGAGCAGGTGGATTCCCGTCAGGTGGAAGTGGATCACTGTCTGGAGCAGGTGGATTCCCGTCAGGTGGAAGTGGATCCCTGTCTGGAGCAGGTGGATTCCCGTCAGGTGGAAGTGGATCACTGTCTGGAGCAGGTGGATTCCCGTCAGGTGGAAGTGGATCCCTGTCTGGAGCAGGTGGATTCCCGTCAGGTGGAAGTGGATCACTGTCTGGAGCAGGTGGATTCCCGTCAGGTGGAAGTGGATCACTGTCTGGAGCAGGTGGATTCCCGACAGGAAGTGGATCCTTCTCTGGAGCAGGTGGATTCCCGTCAGGTGGAAGTGGATTCCCGTCAGGAGATGGATCCTTCTCTGGAGCAGGTGGATTCCCGTCAGGTGGAAGTGGATTCCCGTCAGGAGATGGATCCTTCTCTGGAGCAGGTGGATTCCCGTCAGGTGGAAGTGGATCACTGTCTGGAGCAGGTGGATTCCCGTCAGGAGGAAGTGGATTCCCGTCAGGAGATGGATCCTTGTCTGGAGCAGGTGGATTTTCGTCAGGGGGAAGTGGAACCTCGGCTGGAAAAGGTGGATTCCCTGGAGGACGTACTCGCTCATCTGGCAGAGGCTGA